The Acropora palmata chromosome 3, jaAcrPala1.3, whole genome shotgun sequence nucleotide sequence TTTAGGGTTTTGAATAAGGAATATCTACAGAGAGGTATCTTCTCAATAAGGGGTGGAAACTGATGGGGGAGAAATATCTCATTCAGATGTCATCTTGACATAGACTTGTATCTCTGTGTAGCTACtgttttgttaattattgtgcAGTCTGCTACTGATCCATGTGTGTTacttaaattgaaatttacaGGAATATGAGATCACTCTGTGCTGCTTTTATCAGGATTCcagaaatcaaggaaaattagCTGTTTAATGTTATTATCCTTAGGTTAGGAAGTGATATATCTGTAGGTCACCCTGTTATACATTTCATGTGGTGATTGAAAAGTGAAATGTTAAACATTTTGTAAATATCACAAGGTTTATTTCAATCATATATATTGGTATCTACAAATCGATACACCACCACTTGCAGTGATAATTTGAAATGCATAGGTATGTCTGGGTATTTCAAAATATGACTGAGAACTTGCTATCTTCAGCCAAGACATATTTCAGGTAGTAGTGCAATAGACAAAACAGCTTATTTGTAACCGCTTCCCCCACTTTACTACGAAAGGGCTGGCTTACACAAATGCtacgaggaaaaataatgcaTTGCGTTTGAATGCATGCATACCTCACTTCTGTCAACCTTGTTCCTAGATCCCCAAACCAGAAGATGGAGAGAAGAGATATGGGCAGGGATCGTTTGTCAAATACTATACCTTTTGATATTCGGATCAAGGATCCTTTTTAAATTAAGTCCGACGTATTGTTTAAGACGGCCATTCAAATTGCGGTTACTATCAggctctagatttcaaatggTGGATTgtgctatccactggatattAAATTCAACAGATTTCAGCAGTACCTATGCAATGGACAGTGATTTACCCGCAGGATAGCATTACCCAATCTTTAAGCAAGTGGAGCCTGGGTTGTAGTAAATAAAAACTAGTTTATCCAACCCCGAAACGAAATCTTTCGGAAGGGAAATACAGCATCCAACTCTTGTCGACGAAACCCGCGTTCCCACTGAAATCTTTGGTTGACATATGTTTAGACACATTTggatcattttatttttgattagTTTGTAGATATTTAGTGAAAGACTTAAAGCTACAGTGAAATGAGTATTGTATTCGTTGGTTTTCACTCAATGATgttggtgtttcaagcaagTTCGTCGTCTCGGAGTAATTGGGCATTGTTGCTATATTGCGTGATCctataaacaaaagaaaatggccgGGTGCGTTACGAGATGTCAATTAAATCGACTTTTAATGGTTTTCGTCTGCAAATGTTGACATCGAGTGTTGTTGATATCGATTCGTGTGTATTCACGAAAAGAGTTAATCCTTCAATCTCGGTGAACAGAATAGTGGCGGAATATTTACCTCACCACGTACACAACGCTCCGCGGCTCGGCGTATATTCTGCCACTGTTCACCGAGAGTGGCGGGTACGGTGACCCAAAACATTTTTCCCAGTCTTCCTCGGTCTTATCTAGATTAAATTGCCTCGTAATTTTCTACACCGAACACAAGTGCTCTCAGGttttgagaaatttttatttttgacttGACTCGTCATTTTCGTTGGCTATTTTTGGTTATTTATGTATTAATTTCTTTCCTTGCGAAGCCAAAGCCGCTATTTGCAATGATTGGATTTGTTTCGGCTATTTCTGCCGGCTTCTGTGCAGCACTCGCTTCAATGTGCGCCAAACTGGCCATGTCTCCAGAGTTACAGAAGACCTTTTGGTGCGATTTTGTTCTTCAAAATGTCTTCAACGACAATGACATCTGCCAATCGGTGAGCTCATCGTTTCAGTCTCGGTTGAACGTAAGATAGATTACTTGTAGTAtctaatttcggcgaaatATAGGGTTTGTGGTAAAACCCGGAACACCGCGAACACCAAAAACAATGAAGACCAGCAATaaatgtatattattaaaaatgcaaataaaaaaacgctttGGTTTTCCGCTGACATCACTAATTTGGATCACCTCTGCCTTGCAGAatctatttataaataaagGTGACCTTTTGATAAGCTTATTGAATGACGTTACTTAAGAACAAGACATGCAAGTAAAGTATGAAAGCATTTGAGAAACAATAAGGCTAACTTTAGGGATAAGTGATATGCACATTTCCGCTTGCGCACTTAAAGCTAGAGAATTTGCCAAGGGAAACTTAGAGGGTTTGAGAAAGCTCCTCATCTGAGTCACTACTTCACATCAAAAAGAATCACCAAGGATTGAGTTGATCACAGCCGAATTGCATTTGTTAGTGACTTGATTGTGATTCTCATCGTTCTCCATGTTGGGTGGCACTACCAAGATGGTGATCTGGTCAGCAGAAAAGCAAAGCAcctttttaattgtatttctaattattaaatgtttttgttgttccaGGGTGTTTCAGTGTTCCTGGTTTTAGCACATGTCAAAATATAGTTAGAGAGCCATCAAAATACACATGTCACACAGAGACTCGGAAGATGCGAGGAGTGCCAAAACATTTTCGCCCACTCCCCttctttttttgccaaaattggaGACAACTAGCATTATAAACTTAAGAATAGCGGGCCACTTTTTGGTTTTGTATTTCGTTGAATTACAATaacttcctttgttttctgactCATTCTTCATAGGGTTAGGGTAGCAGTAACAATACTGACAGGGTATTCATCATTTTCTCTggtaaatttaacaaatagattccatgtttcCGTGTGcctctgttcagtaatagatcacaggtGCCGTCAAAATTTGGTAAGAACCAAAAAGTGACACATGAGTCATaagataaagaaacgaaaagTTAATGGTGCCATCATTTATGTGCCTTTCCTCGAACAGATCATAGATAATGGCCAATCAAAAGTTGTTTAGAAGTTAGCTTATTTTATGATGAATGATAGATAAGTAGGTGAAACAGCTGTTAAATGTTGTCCATATTTTGTGGTAGGTGGAATGTACACTTTTAATGCAGCTTTTAGCAGTGAAGCTTGTTATTGGAAGCTCTTGTTATAATCTTTTCTCTGGTATAGTTTCTACTTGTTGAAGATTCCATGATTAAATATTTACTTTAAGTATATTATTGTCATTTGGAAACGAACTGGATCAAATACTTTGAAGCATTATTGATACCAACCCTATGGTCCATTGAAAGGTTCTTAATGATCTTTTTAGTAATTGAAAAAACATCCTCAAgaacattttcattgttaGCTTGGATTAGATTTTCCATTAAAATGCCATTGCTTTATACCTTATCTGTTTGTAAATTTTGCTTGCAAGGTTTAACTGTAACAATTGTCCCAAGTCAGAAACATTGCTTAACAGCAGTTTGCCATGTTCATTTGACATTTGATAGACATCTGTTTATGTAAATGCTTCTTGAGTTCTTGGACTTGTTTTGGTCAATGTGTGGGTGCCTGGAGAGACTCTAGGATAATAtaatcaaataaattttttggTTTGCTGCCTGACAGTAGAGGGCAGACAAGAAATCTGTCACTTATGCAATTTATTGTGAAAAaatcttgtttcttttccagtGAGTAAGGCTGAGATTAGTCTTGCTCTAACACTTTGAACCCACCATTTTGAGACACTTATTTTCGTTCTAATTTTTACTATAATGCTGGAACTCCATGTTTTCTGGGAAAATAGTGTCCATCACCCCAAAGTCTCTCTGGGCTCTCACCTGCAGACCAAAAAGCCTGAGGACTCTGGATatgattaaatttttgtttttgataggTTAGCATTAGTGTACTTCCCTTCCACTAAAGGTCACAAATTATTGTTAGTTCTAACCGTACCTCATACCATACAGCTCAGCACAGAATGGTATGACTGTGCCATTGTATGCAAAAAGGGGAAATTCTGTGAATGATACCAGTAGTAATAGCTACTGGTTTGTAAGAAGCATCCACTTGTAAAAATGTAGAATGTATGATTTACTATAATTTAGAGGTTAATAACatgtttatttgatttcagATAGTAATTGCCACaagaatgttttcttttatacttgtgtttgttttcaatgccATGATGTGGACACTGTTTGTGAAGTCTTTGAGAGGCTCAACATCATCTGCTACTGCAACTGTTTCAAACACAGGATCAAACTTCATCTCAACAGTAAGTCAACAGGGCCAGTTATagtggttttcacatgactgtaaaaaaagaaccaaaactaAAGCAAAACTGTTACAGATCCAGTCACAAGCGTAAGCATTTCTGTCACTTaactttgaaaacaagatgtggtgacacaaaccaaaacaaacaccACACTTAGTTTCACTAGTCAATTTGATTTGCTCGTTAAACCAACCCCAATACCTAGCTTGCTTCTAATTGGTACAGTAGAATCTTAAATTTATCAGTTTATCTTTCAGAGGCAATGagaaaaccattcaaaagCAAATGAATCGAGAGATTActacttttgacagtcatttgaaaatcacTCTTGAGGTTTCTTGGTCACTAGGAAGATCATTTAGTATGAGATATTCTATTTTCATGAAGGCTATCCTGTTGTTTCAGGGAAGAAACATGGCAACTGGTTTTGTGTGCAGAATGTTGTCTGTGTTAGCTGTGTGCAGTAGTATTTCGTTCTAGAGCTGTGAAGCCAACTGTTCATGTTTGGCATCGTGATCTTACAACTGACATGTTATTCAGCATATGCCTGCATAGTTTAGATTACTCTgctaaaatattttcttgtgGGTAAAACAGAAGTTTGCACAGCAACCCCTGTGgtgaaaaacaagaactaTGTTTACTCTCCAAGTTGTTATAAACAACAAAGATCTGTTGACTGCTGTGCAGGCTATCATACTTACAGAGACGTAGTCATTGATCCTGACCATTTTCCACCACTATTTGTAGCCTGGATATATGCAATAGTTtccaaaatgagaaaaaacgGTTAGAATTAACCAGTTCCTGATAAATGTTTCATAGGGTGTGTGGCGATGAATTCATGTTTGCTGTTTAATGGCAGAAATCTATTGCCTTTGTTCATACTTAAGTAGTGATTACAACCGTGATCTGAgactgtttattttttatgtactgattaattttttgttaattgGTTTATTTTGCAGGCCTTTCTAGGCTGTTTGCTGTTTGGTGAGACGTTGTCAATGAGGTGGTTGTTTGGCACATCTCTGATCCTTACAGGCCTGATTCTTGTTCACTATAACAGTGAACCCTTAACTAAGGATCACCTTGATGTCAAGAAAGATTAAACAGTACACTACTTTGCCGAAAAGAAGTTGGTTGCTAAACAATTGCAATACAGGTTGACCGAGAGCAGATGTCAGGTTTACTTTGCATCATAAATGGCGTGAATTTTGAATGTGTGCAAGGGACCTGTTTTGGCATCTGTTGTGGACATATTTAGAAAAGTAAGCTACTGCTTTGGATGTACTTTCCAATCAGTTATTATCTGaactttatatttttcttttgatataAGAAACCCTGACAAACATTCTGGCCAGAATTATGTACCGTATTCTGATGGCTCACTACTAAATGACAGCCGGTGAGTAATGaggaaaatcacaaaaatacaTCCTTACACTTCTTTGAGGCGCATTGCCATATTTTCTTTGTCAGAATCTACAAACTACTAAGCACCATTTTTTTCACGACTGCGTCAGTAAGGGCGTTGTTCTATGCCAGATTTGACGTTACAAACTAATTTGCTTGGCAAGtctttgtaaacatgcatgcaaTTTAGTTTGTGACGTCTAATCAGGGATAGACCCAACACCCTTGTGACTCTACCACGAGACAAATGATGCTTAGTTGTTCCTAAGTTTTGATGCTTATCAAAAGCATTTGGAGCTCTATAGCAGCATttggcaaaaaaggaaaaaaagtgggCAAGGGTGCAGTTaacagaaaaaattattttgaggtTAGATGCACTTTAAACAAAGCTGAATGCAATGGCAACGCCCAAATAATTAGTGAAAGCGATTATGGTTGGTTGAACCTTGAAGAAAACCATACTTCACGTGACGCACTGTAGTTCCTTTCTTCGATTCAGTCTATTTAAGAGCAACGTGACAGTTCCAAAAGATTTTAAGGACGACACAAGCCCACAATATGTGTCTGCTTCTCTatcttgattaaaaaaaacactcgAGTCAATGCAGTGGTAGGATAGGGAACAGGCCATTGATTACAATGTGAGCGATATCTAGTACCTACAAACTATTTTACCTATCAAACTTCTTTGTTGAAATGACTCTTTTGCTATAGTAACTTGTAGTTTTAAAAGCTCCCAAACGGTGATTAGTGCTAACCACGCTCAAGTGGACTCAGGTCGTGAAGGTCTTCTGCCTGCAATTTCAGGCAAATCAATGAAGACTTTCGTTATAAAGTTTCCCTGATACACGGACTCGTTTCGTGTAATCCTAATCCTTCATTTACACTTGAAAGAACTAAATGGCTTTAGCAGTAGTCCAAATTGAATGCTGGTAGCCTACACTGAATGAAAATCGCTTATCAAGATAGGAAAGTGGAGAAAGAAAGACATAAGAATCCATGAACAGTAGGTGATGACCAGTAGTGAAAACAGTACTCTTTGATTtaagaatagaaaaaaatgtaacacTAAAGCTAAGAAAACTGTAGTCTTCCCTTAGATTGGCTACACTAATATCGGCTCTTCTTTTAGTGCATGACCTGCAACAGCGTTTGCGTCAGCATAGGCAAAGTCATTAGTCTTCTGAAATGGATTTTTCGTTTTGAGAAAAAATCGGCGTTGCTTTGTAGGATGGCATTAATTACTTTCAAGAAGTAGTAAAGgtagtttcaatttttgttctaTTTCGTATTTGATATCAACTGAAAAGGGTATGAGAATTATACTCTCTTTTATAGAGATTAGATTCTTAATGCTTTCATTTATGTGTCCTTTGACATGGATTTGAGCTCATAATAGAAATTAATTCAAATGATTTGCAAGAGTTCTACAGGGTTCCTATTACTGATGGAATgcaggcatcaagagtttctgtttcctttgttggacGCAGTGCATTGTGGGACAaaaagtgagcaccaagtctcTAATGGCAGCCT carries:
- the LOC141876298 gene encoding transmembrane protein 42-like isoform X1, which encodes MIGFVSAISAGFCAALASMCAKLAMSPELQKTFWCDFVLQNVFNDNDICQSIVIATRMFSFILVFVFNAMMWTLFVKSLRGSTSSATATVSNTGSNFISTAFLGCLLFGETLSMRWLFGTSLILTGLILVHYNSEPLTKDHLDVKKD
- the LOC141876298 gene encoding transmembrane protein 42-like isoform X2; the encoded protein is MLGGTTKMVIWVRVAVTILTGYSSFSLIVIATRMFSFILVFVFNAMMWTLFVKSLRGSTSSATATVSNTGSNFISTAFLGCLLFGETLSMRWLFGTSLILTGLILVHYNSEPLTKDHLDVKKD